Below is a genomic region from Pseudopipra pipra isolate bDixPip1 chromosome 6, bDixPip1.hap1, whole genome shotgun sequence.
GCTGCCCGTAGTAGTAGTTGTTGTAGCCGAGCCGAGATCCAGTGACGGCCGGCGGCAGAGCGGAGGCGGGAGCCACCGCCCGGGAGTAAAATCCGCCGTAGTCGGAGGCGCTGCCGTAGAGCGAGTCCCCGTGGAGGCTGGGGAAGACGACGGGCGCGGCGCTCGGGGGCAGCAGCACCGAGTCCTTGCAGCGAGGTCTGGCCGCCAGGATATTGTCGATGCTGAACATGCTCACAGGCATGCCCCAAACCGTGCGGGGCAGGGCGGCGGGGACCGGccgggggagggaaggaggagggcgGGAGGGAGGGTAGGTGGTGgttggggaaggggggggggagaggctggaaagaCACGAAATCGAAACTTTTcggagaaattttaaaaagggatCGGAGCGAAAAGAACAGAGCCTTTTCCGAGGGCAGCTTGCGGTCAGAGTGTGCGTGTGTGTCTGTGCGCGCGTGTGTGCGTGTGcggtgtgtgtgtgcgtgcgcGCAGGATCCACCCCTGGAACTTTCCCCCCTCAACTCTCGCCTGTTTACTGATCTCAACCCAGAGGGCTGCTCGGAGTATAATCCATCTGAacctcttcccttttttataCCCAGGCGACGTCATCCTGGATTTAGTTCCTGGTAATATGCAGAtgacaaacaaaaccagatttgatttttttttctcccctttttttggTGGGGAAGAGGTGGGGGTTACACAAAGGAGTGAAAGCAGCCCGAGTCTGTGTATTCAGAATTAATGAAATTAACGTAATCCTTTCCATTAGTGGGCTTTTTTGAAAGGCCCCAGATTTAGGCTTGATCTCTGCTGCACCGGCTAATTGCCCAGGTTAATCTTATTAATGCCATTGTGCAGAAGTGGTTAGCAGCTCCTAGTCTTGTCTATTATGCACCTACTTTGGTCGTGTTAGTTCACATTAGTGGGTGCGATTTCCTCTGTCTGAAGCTCAAATTCATTATTTATGCTTCGAATTGGTTaagaagcacttaaaaaaaaataaactgcgATACAACCATGCAACGCCCTCCCTCCCCCAACAAGTGTTTCTGTAGTAGGGTTTGAATCTTGCGTCCCCCAGCTCGGAGAACTGAAAGGGCATTGAGGAGTATGCTTTTCTCTGATTTAAGCTTTACGCAGTGAAGCAACAACATCTTCactaagtaattttttttttaattttcctagATCACCTGGCGTAACAAGGACATGTGAATGCTGTAAACTTCTCtacctccattttttttttttttttagtagattCAGATTCAGACAGGtatgactttttatttttataacaaGCCAGGAGATGGAAATGTTAAAGACCAGTGCCACCTCGAATCCCCGGGTGTGGTAGGTGTTCCGATTTGCTTCTGATCTATCTTGGtacccttttctttttaatcttccATTTTCTAGCTTAGAAAATAAAGCCTATAAAGTTACAATGATACAGAGAACTTTATATTTTGCATGTTGtgtgaattttaaaatggaGCAATTTTAAATCCCTAAAACTCTTCCTATTAAGTGGTTTGGCTCTCCTGGTAGCTGGCTCTTGTGATTTGCAGAATACTTCGTCTGTCACGACTGTCACTGGGAATCCACAGGAGGTGAACTGAATAAGATTAGACTATTTACCCCATCAACTCTCCATCAAAGAAGGTAGGAAATTGTACgcatgaaatgaaaacaagccATTAGGGTCCGTTTACGAGGAACACATTATTTTTCCTCAACAAAGAATATCCTCGTTAGCGCTTACTCGcacttttatcctttctttcctcgATATTCCAGGATTTAAAACTGCACCTGAGGATGATCTAAACCAAGATCTTATTTCTAACAAAAGATTCGTATAAACGTTAAAGTACCCCAGGACTAAATTCTCGCTTTATTGACGCATCGCGATGTGACTAATGACTAGTATCGTTTCCTTTACTTCGATTTGTCTGTTGTCTGTTGATTTGTCTGTTCCTCGTTTGTCATTTAGACCTGAGCTTCGTGCAAGTTTTTCAAATTTGATGGAAAGTGAAACTATTTGACAAAGACTTACGGGGTTTTGTTAgatctgggatttttttttttttctgttgttgtttttcagggttttgggggttttttgtttgttctttttttttttttttttcctgattgtttTGGGGTGAGTTTCGGGctggtttgttggggttttttggtcaGTAATTCCCCGGGTGCAGCCGGTCACGCTACATGCAGAGCAGCGCCTGCTTAATGCCGTCATTGGGATGCTCGTCCACGTCCTCGGCGGCTCTGCAGCAATGCGCGCTATCATCCCTCCGGTCGCCTGCGCATCCCCGGCGGTGAGCGGGGCTCCGGGCCAACTGGGCTCGGGGTCCCCGAGGGAGCCAGGCCCGAGGGAATGCCGAGAGCGGGGCACGGCCCGCTCCCGCACCGGCCCGGAGTGGAACATCCCCGCGGGTGCCCCGGGGGTCTCTTGCAGGGGCGGCTCTGCGGGACGGGCAGACATCGAGCCAGGCGGGGACAGAGCTCTGCCCCGGGACTGCCGCCCCTCGGGGAACCAGCCGGGTGACCGCGCTGAGCCCCGCTCATGCGGGGGCTCACAGGTGGGGACACCCTCCGTGGGGACACCCTCGGCCGGGGCCGACTTCTTGGGCGCTTAGCATCACTTGCATCCCGGTTTCATCTCCGCTCCTGTCCGGCCTCTCCCAGGCGAAAGCAGCACCGCGGGACACGAGTGGGCACCAGAGGAGCCGCGGTGCTGGCGGAGCACACTCCGTTTCGGCTGTACGAGCGCTCTGCTTCCCAACGAGTTTTTCGCTCGTGAAGGGTCCCCTGAAGGATGATCCACCTCGCTGCAACGCTTACCTTTATTCCCAATTTAGATATGATATTTCCCAAATAACTTGTCATCCCCGTGGGGAagttctcttttgttttgtttgttttaatctgAGTCGTTTTGCCGAAACCCCCAGTTTTGATACCCTCTTCGCAAAACCTGTTCTCGGAGTTTCTCATTTCCCATGCGCTCTTCGCTAACCTGGCAAATGGAAAATTGTGTTAAACAAACAATCAGTTGTCACACAATGTCGGGTGAAATTGTAATAACAAATGAAACACAAGCAAATTGTGCTGCATAGTGTTGCTAAGCAATTGTTTGTTACGGGAGGGTGGTCACAGCATGGGTTGAAAGAGGGATCTAAAGAGGAGTATAGTACTGGGCAGAGCAAGTTGTTAGGTATGAAATAAAGTAAACACGGCGCTGATTTTCGGTATTATTACCCAAACACGATTTCATACAAAGCAATCACCATACACAAGTCTATGAAAATGTGCTTGTTTAGAAACCGGAcggtttttttattttaatgtattaagGAATAATTCCGGGGATGCAAAACGCATCTATCGCCTTCCTGACGCAGCCTCTGCCCGGCCTGACGGCAGGAGCAGCATCGGGACTGCCGGCCGGGGCCGCACGGGTGGGGTCCGGGGAGCAGCCCCGCAGCCCACCCGCCCAGCCGGGGCTCCCGCCCCACGCGAGGGGGTAATGCCGGGGTGACCCAGGGCTTTGGTGGGTGTCCGGCTGCGAGACCCGCTGGGAAACGACGCTGCGCGGCACATTTCTCACTTATAAATGCTATCACCCTTCGGCGTTCCCCACGTTTGTTTCAAAGGGATTGCATCATCGCTTcgacggaaaaaaaaaaaaaaaaaaaaagtatgaaagtCATACAATGCAAAATTACGGTAATTTGTTCCCAGAATAAACTTATCTTGAACTGATTAGGAAAGTCAGTCATTTGAAAACGAGGCAGAAACGCggttggttttttcttttccccctaaAGCTTCCTTCTAAAAATATCAGCTTCTAAAGTTTTCATTCATATAAACTTTATTAATGAAgatcttttatttaaatgtcaAGGGGATTTGAAATTTAGAGTAAATTATGAAGCATGCATGTCTTGCCAAGTCATGGGTCAAATGCATTTGTGAAAAACTGCTAAAAGAGCATatggttttgaatttttctaCAATGACTAGTGTTTAAATAAATTGCTTGTACTGCTTAACTTCATGTATAATTTTGACAGAAATTGGCCTATAGCCTTTTGATATGTAAACATTTCAGGCTTTTATGCGGTATAAAAAGACACTTGCTTTTTGGGATCAGCTAAAGCAGTCACCCTGTAATTCAGCAAACTGGCACCTAACGTTACATTCTTGCTGCATTTCAACTTTCAAGTGGCAGcataaaggggaaaaagagaagggacTTTTCAAAAGCAACGTCCAATTGGAATTAAAAACTGCGAATGAGGTGAGAATGTGCCACTCACTGCCTGATTGAAATGTATAAACCTTAGCACTAAAGAGAATTCTCTGTcttgttttctaaaaaacaGAGGAATCAGTGAAAACAGACTTCAACGTAGCAACAGACCTGACTCGTATGTCAAATTAATGCCTTAGAACAAAATCTGTCCAAAGTATAAATAGGTGTGACGAAGAAAACCCAGATATCCCTTCTGAATTCTGTCAGCTGTTTCTCTTCTACAGACTATCTTGGGCTGTAAAAATTGAAACGGACTTTTATATATGGAATATTGCATACAGTGTATATAAATATCATAAAACCTTTTGGATTGCCACTTAGATAGCTACATGTTCACTTGCATTCACCGTTTCTCAAGTTTTTTGCAGTTTTTGCTCTAGTAAACATTCCATTGACTTCaattagtattttcttttgagggtttttttttgtgtgtgtggttgttttttttttttcttgtgaagaGGAGACTAGAACTTGCTAAGGGTTTCAGGATACAGTCCATAACAGTAGTGGAGTCACTCAGTTTTAAGTCTCCTTAAACTAAAATGATTTTGTACACGTATAAATCTACCAAGCTACTGAATAAATTCATTTATTACTAATATATCTGTCTCACATAAATAAACCTTCTAATGTTGATTAGATGGATAAGCCTAGCACAGTGCTAGACAGAACAGGACCTGGATAGTTGCCTGGTGCCAGACAGCTCAATATGTTTATTTCCTGTGTGCTTTAGAGGGGACTAAGCTGAAGTTGGAAAAAGGTTTAAATGAACTATATAATTTCAATCTGTTACTGtagtaacatttttatttattgtatatGTCAGTTAGTCATACACAGAATTCTCAAGGTACACTACCCCTTTTGTTAGTGGTCagaggtgatttttttcagaagtgtaATGAGTCAACATAGACAGATCCTGGTATAGACAATTCAAAATTTAAAAGCTGATATAGATTCAGTCTAAGGTGACGTAATCTAGtgaagaaagcagaatctcttaAAGGTTTCCTTGAATGTGAACAAAGGTCAAAGAGTTTTTTTGCTGGTTTCATATGTATTCCAATAAACAGCATACTTGGCAAATAAGGAGGTATGACatacagcaagaaaaatacatttcctcTTAACAGAGGAATCTACAACAAAACTGAGCAGATTGCTGCAAAGAAAGATCTTTTAAAATAGTTCATCTTTCCAAAGGAACAGTGGGAAAACACTTTGGGTCCTTGACT
It encodes:
- the GSC gene encoding LOW QUALITY PROTEIN: homeobox protein goosecoid (The sequence of the model RefSeq protein was modified relative to this genomic sequence to represent the inferred CDS: deleted 2 bases in 2 codons) — its product is MTSPGYKKGKRFRWIILRAALWVEISKQARVEGGKFQGWILRARTHTPHTTHARTDTHAHSDRKLPSEKALFFSLRSLFKISPKSFDFVSFQPLPPPSPTTTYPPSRPPPSLPRPVPAALPRTVWGMPVSMFSIDNILAARPRCKDSVLLPPSAAPVVFPSLHGDSLYGSASDYGGFYSRAVAPASALPPAVTGSRLGYNNYYYGQLHVPASPVGPSCCGAVPPLGAQQCSCVPPAGYEGTGSVLMSPVPHQMLPYMNVGTLSRTELQLLNQLHCRRKRRHRTIFTDEQLEALENLFQETKYPDVGTREQLARRVHLREEKVEVWFKNRRAKWRRQKRSSSEESENAQKWNKASKTSPEKRQEDGKSDLDSDS